One region of Flavobacterium sp. KACC 22763 genomic DNA includes:
- a CDS encoding beta-N-acetylhexosaminidase, with protein sequence MKYLFVLLFAGISAGAQVQKEQLNLMPWPQNVVINEGNFNLSKNFKVNITGNPNPRIFGGVTRFLRRLDGRTGIFFEQGFIEKLNEVPNAELQINCTKSGKIGLYEDESYHLDITSNKITLNASSDLGALHGLETLLQMLQNNSKTFYFPVSKISDFPRFTWRGLMMDVSRHFQPIDVVKRNIDALAAMKMNVFHWHLVDDQGWRIEMKKHPRFTQVASDGMYYTQEEIKNIVKYADERGILIVPEIDVPGHGSAILTAYPEIGSKVITLTGGTSEKNIQGTAIATYGIERNAGIFSPTLDPSNPKTYQLLSEVFDEVCPLFPGAYFHIGGDENEGKDWDANPKIQEFKKKHNLKNNHELQTYFTMQLAPMLKKHGKQLMGWEEILTKDLSKEAIVHSWRGPNEGMPAGQSLVDAVKKGYKTVLSNGYYIDLMYPIASHYLNDPMPKGANLTGDEKARILGGEATMWTELATPTTIDSRIWPRTAAIAERLWSAEDVVDVENMRKRLETISFRLEELGITHIRNKDVILRNIANNQDIKSLEDFSNVSEPLKGYTRNKGGTEYQMYSPFTLFADACGPDAKDALAFDAAVNQYLTNKSADNKAKVAAFFTKWIAVHKGLTELSNNAPLVQPILPLSKKLNDASQELLLVLDNKSTLAPADLKKLIEQCNTKDHADVELSVYESLKKLI encoded by the coding sequence ATGAAATATCTATTTGTACTATTATTTGCAGGTATATCGGCAGGAGCTCAAGTCCAGAAAGAGCAGCTGAATCTTATGCCTTGGCCTCAGAATGTTGTTATTAATGAAGGTAATTTTAATTTAAGTAAAAACTTTAAAGTTAATATTACAGGAAATCCAAATCCAAGAATTTTTGGAGGAGTAACTCGTTTTTTGCGCCGTTTAGATGGTAGAACAGGTATATTTTTCGAACAAGGTTTTATTGAAAAGCTAAATGAAGTTCCAAATGCAGAATTACAAATTAATTGTACCAAAAGTGGTAAAATTGGTTTGTATGAAGACGAAAGTTATCATTTAGATATTACTTCAAACAAAATCACCTTAAACGCTTCCAGCGATTTAGGAGCATTGCATGGTTTGGAGACTTTACTGCAAATGCTTCAAAACAATTCAAAAACATTTTATTTTCCAGTTTCAAAAATTTCAGATTTTCCAAGATTTACATGGAGAGGTTTGATGATGGATGTTTCAAGACATTTTCAGCCTATCGATGTAGTTAAAAGAAATATTGATGCATTGGCAGCAATGAAAATGAATGTTTTTCACTGGCATTTGGTTGATGACCAAGGCTGGAGAATTGAAATGAAAAAACATCCAAGGTTTACTCAAGTAGCTTCGGACGGAATGTATTACACACAAGAGGAAATTAAAAATATCGTAAAATACGCCGATGAGCGCGGTATTTTAATTGTTCCAGAAATAGATGTTCCAGGTCACGGATCTGCAATTTTAACAGCTTACCCAGAAATTGGAAGCAAAGTGATTACGCTGACAGGAGGGACATCCGAAAAAAATATTCAAGGTACAGCAATTGCTACCTATGGAATTGAAAGAAATGCGGGGATTTTTTCACCAACATTAGATCCTTCAAATCCTAAAACATATCAATTATTAAGCGAAGTTTTTGATGAGGTTTGCCCATTGTTTCCAGGAGCTTATTTCCACATTGGAGGAGATGAAAACGAAGGAAAAGATTGGGATGCAAATCCTAAAATTCAAGAGTTCAAAAAGAAGCATAATTTAAAAAACAACCACGAACTGCAGACGTATTTTACAATGCAGTTAGCTCCGATGTTAAAGAAACACGGAAAACAATTAATGGGTTGGGAAGAAATTTTGACTAAAGATTTATCAAAAGAAGCTATTGTACATTCATGGAGAGGCCCAAACGAAGGAATGCCAGCAGGACAATCTCTTGTAGATGCAGTTAAAAAAGGATACAAAACAGTTTTGTCTAATGGATATTATATCGATTTGATGTATCCAATTGCGAGCCATTACTTAAATGATCCGATGCCAAAAGGTGCTAATTTAACTGGTGACGAAAAAGCAAGAATTCTAGGTGGAGAAGCTACAATGTGGACAGAATTGGCTACACCAACAACTATAGATTCAAGAATTTGGCCGAGAACAGCTGCAATTGCTGAAAGGTTATGGTCTGCAGAAGATGTGGTAGATGTTGAGAATATGCGCAAACGTCTAGAAACGATTTCTTTTAGATTAGAAGAATTAGGCATTACACATATTCGTAACAAGGATGTGATTTTAAGAAATATTGCAAATAATCAGGATATCAAATCATTAGAAGATTTTTCAAATGTAAGTGAGCCATTGAAAGGATATACTCGTAATAAAGGAGGAACAGAATACCAAATGTATTCTCCGTTCACTCTATTTGCAGATGCCTGTGGTCCAGATGCCAAAGATGCTCTTGCATTTGATGCCGCTGTAAATCAATATTTAACAAATAAGTCGGCAGACAATAAAGCCAAAGTGGCTGCATTTTTTACAAAATGGATTGCAGTTCACAAAGGATTGACAGAATTAAGCAATAATGCGCCATTGGTGCAGCCAATATTACCATTGTCTAAAAAACTAAATGATGCTTCTCAGGAATTATTATTGGTTTTAGATAATAAATCAACTTTAGCACCAGCAGATCTGAAAAAATTGATTGAACAATGCAATACAAAAGATCATGCAGATGTAGAACTGTCTGTTTATGAGAGTTTAAAGAAATTAATTTAG
- a CDS encoding RagB/SusD family nutrient uptake outer membrane protein: MKNKLLILGSVLALALGSCTGDFEEINTNDSGFSQSQLEQDFNQVKAPLKTMQRGMYILVADDWQGDIQFNLNADIFSGYMGTPHDFEGNANNSTYALLDGWNGAEWVQKYQKEMVNAYNLEKLTKDKYPQFYAWSLILKVYAMHKTTDYYGPIVYSGFGNPDGTTPYDSQKAVYDQFFAELKTAIDILTPKAADASTTFFAGGDATDGTTAAGSIQKWVKFANSLRLRLALRISNVDPVKAKTEGEAALAGLGVITSNADNMAYIAEHPVKTYTGPWADINAGGAITSIMNGYNDPRRDVFFHKATGGVYQGIRMGTLVDANYRTAKADLFSKVGPIVENNLIPWFNASESYFLKAEAALKGWNVGGSAQSFYEAGIAVSFAQLAAGDASTYINDDTSMPANFTDPLNAANNIAAQNLVTVKWSESASNEVKLQKIITQKWIAGFPDGQEAWAETRRTGYPKLFLPANNFSGGKIPNGTFVRRLNFYVNEKTSNPTGYAQGVQLLGGPDTGATRLWWDTGVNKF, translated from the coding sequence ATGAAAAATAAATTATTAATATTAGGTTCAGTTTTAGCTCTTGCATTAGGGAGCTGTACAGGTGACTTTGAAGAGATAAACACTAACGATAGTGGTTTTAGCCAATCGCAGTTAGAGCAAGATTTTAATCAAGTTAAAGCGCCTCTTAAAACAATGCAGAGAGGAATGTATATCTTGGTTGCAGATGATTGGCAGGGAGATATTCAGTTTAACTTAAATGCAGATATCTTTTCAGGATATATGGGAACACCTCATGATTTTGAAGGAAACGCAAATAATTCAACATATGCGCTTTTGGATGGATGGAATGGCGCTGAATGGGTTCAGAAGTACCAAAAGGAGATGGTAAATGCATATAATCTTGAAAAATTAACAAAAGATAAGTATCCTCAGTTTTATGCTTGGTCTTTGATCTTAAAAGTTTATGCAATGCATAAAACTACAGATTACTACGGGCCAATCGTTTATTCAGGTTTCGGAAATCCTGATGGAACAACTCCGTATGATTCTCAGAAAGCGGTTTATGATCAATTTTTTGCAGAGTTAAAAACTGCGATTGATATTTTAACTCCAAAAGCGGCAGATGCTTCTACAACTTTCTTTGCAGGAGGAGATGCAACAGACGGAACTACTGCAGCTGGAAGTATTCAGAAATGGGTAAAATTTGCTAACTCTTTAAGATTACGTTTAGCATTGCGTATTTCTAACGTTGATCCTGTAAAAGCAAAAACTGAAGGAGAAGCTGCATTGGCAGGTTTAGGAGTAATTACTTCTAATGCTGATAACATGGCTTATATTGCTGAGCATCCTGTTAAAACATACACTGGTCCTTGGGCAGATATCAATGCAGGTGGAGCAATTACATCTATTATGAATGGTTATAATGATCCAAGAAGAGATGTATTCTTCCATAAAGCTACTGGAGGTGTTTATCAAGGTATTAGAATGGGAACTTTAGTTGATGCTAATTACAGAACAGCAAAAGCTGATTTATTCTCTAAAGTTGGACCAATCGTAGAAAACAACTTGATTCCTTGGTTTAATGCATCTGAATCTTATTTCTTAAAAGCTGAAGCAGCATTAAAAGGATGGAATGTTGGTGGATCTGCTCAGTCATTTTACGAAGCAGGAATTGCAGTTTCATTTGCTCAGTTAGCAGCAGGTGATGCATCTACTTACATTAATGACGATACTTCAATGCCAGCAAACTTTACTGACCCATTAAATGCAGCGAATAATATTGCGGCACAAAATTTAGTGACAGTAAAATGGTCAGAATCGGCTTCTAATGAAGTTAAACTACAAAAAATTATTACTCAAAAATGGATTGCTGGTTTCCCTGATGGTCAAGAAGCTTGGGCTGAAACAAGAAGAACAGGATATCCAAAATTATTCTTGCCAGCAAATAACTTCTCTGGAGGAAAAATTCCTAATGGAACTTTTGTTAGAAGATTGAATTTCTATGTAAATGAGAAAACTTCTAATCCAACAGGTTATGCTCAAGGTGTTCAGCTTTTAGGAGGTCCTGATACTGGAGCAACAAGACTTTGGTGGGATACTGGAGTAAACAAATTCTAA
- the nagB gene encoding glucosamine-6-phosphate deaminase, translating into MKSALEIKPDISYKSAGKFEETRFEKIHNEIFKNSIEASVIVAHEIAQLIRSKQEKNKPCVLGLATGSSPIKVYEELVRMHREEGLSFSNVITFNLDEYYPMTKENNQSYHYFMHEHLFNHIDIKPENINIPDGTVGIDEINQYCIDYEMNIKNAGGLDFQLLGIGRTGHVGFNEPGSHINSGTRIITLDHITRVDASSAFNGIDNVPKRAITMGVSTIMRSKRIVLMAWGQNKADIIKRTIQGDISSEVPATFLQNHPNATFVLDQSAASELTRFKTPWLVGECLWTPELKSKAIVWLCQKTKQSILKLTDRDYNNNGMSDLLAQEGSAYDMNINMFNILQHTITGWPGGKPNTDDSFRPERANPAKKRVILFSPHPDDDVISMGGTFSKLIKQGHDVHVVYQTSGNIAVSDDEALKFAEVASDFIGEGQVDINFKSVIEFLNNKSENQIDSLEVRKLKGLIRRRESYGATRYIGLKDENTHFLDLPFYETGQVKKNPLGPEDIAIVKDIIAKIKPHQVFAAGDLADPHGTHEVCLNAIFAALKELKPEPYMDDCWLWLYRGAWHEWDIHEIDMAVPLSPSEVLLKRHAILHHQSQKDRVMFQGNDSREFWVRAEDRNKNTAVLYDELGLAEYEAIEAFKRFDY; encoded by the coding sequence ATGAAAAGTGCTTTAGAAATAAAACCTGATATTAGTTACAAAAGCGCTGGGAAATTTGAAGAAACTCGTTTTGAGAAAATTCATAACGAAATCTTCAAAAATTCTATTGAAGCTTCTGTAATTGTAGCGCATGAAATTGCGCAGCTAATTAGATCTAAGCAAGAAAAAAATAAACCTTGTGTTTTAGGTCTGGCAACAGGTTCTTCTCCTATCAAAGTTTATGAGGAACTAGTGAGAATGCACAGAGAAGAAGGACTAAGTTTTAGCAATGTAATCACCTTTAATCTGGATGAATATTATCCGATGACTAAGGAGAACAATCAGAGCTATCATTATTTCATGCATGAGCATCTTTTTAATCATATTGATATCAAACCTGAAAACATTAATATTCCTGATGGTACAGTGGGAATTGATGAAATTAATCAATACTGCATCGATTATGAAATGAATATTAAAAACGCAGGAGGTCTTGATTTTCAATTGCTTGGAATTGGTAGAACAGGACACGTTGGATTTAACGAGCCGGGTTCGCACATCAATTCAGGAACAAGAATTATTACCCTAGATCATATCACAAGAGTCGATGCTTCATCTGCTTTTAATGGTATTGATAACGTGCCGAAACGTGCCATAACAATGGGAGTTTCAACAATTATGAGATCAAAGCGTATTGTTTTGATGGCTTGGGGACAAAACAAGGCAGATATTATCAAGAGAACCATTCAAGGAGATATCAGTTCTGAGGTTCCCGCTACATTTTTACAGAATCATCCAAATGCAACTTTTGTTTTAGATCAGTCGGCAGCATCAGAATTAACCCGTTTCAAAACACCTTGGTTAGTTGGTGAATGTCTTTGGACTCCTGAATTAAAAAGTAAAGCAATTGTTTGGCTTTGTCAAAAAACAAAACAATCTATTCTCAAATTGACAGACCGTGATTACAACAATAACGGAATGTCTGATCTTTTGGCTCAGGAAGGTTCTGCTTACGATATGAACATTAATATGTTTAATATTTTACAGCACACCATTACCGGATGGCCAGGAGGAAAACCAAACACAGATGATTCATTTCGTCCAGAAAGGGCAAATCCGGCAAAAAAGAGAGTTATTCTTTTTAGTCCGCACCCAGACGATGACGTGATTTCTATGGGAGGAACATTTTCAAAATTAATCAAGCAAGGGCACGATGTTCATGTGGTGTACCAAACTTCAGGAAATATCGCAGTTTCAGATGATGAAGCACTAAAATTTGCAGAAGTGGCAAGTGATTTTATTGGAGAAGGTCAAGTAGATATTAATTTCAAATCGGTTATCGAATTTTTGAATAACAAATCTGAAAATCAAATTGATTCTTTAGAAGTTCGAAAATTAAAAGGATTGATTAGAAGAAGAGAATCTTACGGAGCAACAAGATACATCGGATTGAAAGATGAGAATACGCACTTTTTGGATCTTCCTTTTTATGAAACAGGACAGGTTAAAAAGAATCCGTTAGGGCCAGAAGATATTGCGATTGTAAAAGATATCATTGCAAAGATAAAACCGCATCAGGTTTTTGCTGCAGGAGATCTTGCCGATCCGCATGGAACTCATGAGGTTTGCTTAAATGCCATTTTCGCTGCATTAAAAGAACTTAAACCAGAACCATACATGGATGATTGTTGGTTGTGGCTTTATAGAGGTGCTTGGCACGAGTGGGATATTCATGAAATCGATATGGCCGTTCCGTTAAGTCCGTCTGAAGTTTTATTAAAACGTCATGCCATTTTACACCACCAGTCTCAAAAAGATAGAGTGATGTTTCAAGGAAATGATTCTCGTGAATTCTGGGTTAGGGCAGAAGATCGAAATAAAAACACAGCCGTATTATATGATGAACTAGGTTTGGCTGAATACGAAGCGATTGAAGCCTTTAAACGTTTTGATTATTAA
- the chiA gene encoding T9SS-translocated chitinase ChiA: MKHYYRLLFLLLFPLLALAQPAHGKKVVGYYAQWSIYARDFNVPKIDGSKLTHLNYSFYGTTYDPAHPENTKLKCLDTYADFEHMEGGIPWDAPVKGNFYDLMKLKEKYPHLKVLISVGGWTKGQDLSPIAASPVARAALAADMANFITTYPFIDGFDIDWEYPLSGGTDGTEIVNGSPVPPQKYSPDDNKNLVLLLKAMRQAMPNKLITIAAGNNVRNVSKQYLGPNNRSQYGMTEDISTYCDYITYFGYDFGGNWYDKTCYNAPLYASGNPNDPLYGATQSESLDELTNQYLNVIGFPANKLIMGLPFYGKKFDNVATNSTNGLFVSAPRYVVPGCTNPQNPTGTWDGSGACEKSGSIEICDLVGNPVTNSHAYLDPNTMQVTASAASAGWVRYFDNTTKVPYLYNATSKEFISYEDKQSMDLKVQYIKSKNLAGGMIWELSQDTRGSIPNALLNQVDTSFGSVVPGTVSISGSVKNGSALVTNVTVELRNSTNAVIQTVVSATGNFTFNNLTSGQNYSLTAAKASYTFVPVSLTNVTVNQTGVTINGSQPTYTVSGTVLDGTIGVSGVTVSAVSGTTTLTGVSNASGAYSVAGLTAGLNFTVTATKSGFSYTPASTVYNAIDANKTLNFTQGAAVVTYTVSGTVLNGTTPVSGVTITAASTAGNVTATSNSSGAYLLTLASGGNYTVTAALTGQTFTPASTVYSNLNANKTLNFTQDVATTTSKISGTVKNGTIPVAGAKVEIVLPWTDNAHPWKSVLATTDAQGKYSFDNAVTDGYTTITSLKLNTWSNGEVNYYPNNLANFPVPSTPTVYNFNTSSTAKAALAAATNLISGTVKNGSTPVANAKVEIVLPWTDNTHNWKSVLATTDASGNYAFDNSVVAGYTQILSLKLNSWQNGEVAYYPNNLANFAVPTTPTVYNFNTQTTVVTKPVVAITAPTASTIAINLGSSINFVATVGLSATDATTISSVVFNLDGQTISATNSSGTYTSVWTPVANQFGVSHTLTVTATASNGQTDSKTYSFTLTCSGANCPNTLPVITWNSPSNTTVYQSSFQAVPISVTAVDSDGTVSGVTITINGGTFNMTAGTNNTYTYNFTPTAYQDYPIVIKATDNKAAVTTLNNTIKIATISGNRFIPLPSKIILGYAHSWENTSAPFLYFSQIKGSKFNVVDYAFVETVNRDGYTPILTTNDARYLTNGVFDKQLLKNDIKTLRDSGVPVIVSIGGQNGHVVLENVTQKNIFVNGLKAIIDEYQFDGVDIDFEGGSMNFSAGGLRDISYAGISAYPRLKNVVDAFKELKAYYGPGFLLTAAPETQYVQGGYTTYTDTFGSFLPIIQNLRSELDLLAVQLYNTGGENGLDGQYYGTAKKANMVTALTDMIIKGYNIASTGMHFDGLPASKVLIALPACPSAAGSGYLTPTEGINAMDYLRNGTNFTGRTYTMQSGGPYPSLRGLMTWSVNWDASSCGNSSELSKAYAAYFASQGTAKTLAVGDITAESNTTVAYFRNNTLSVSNETEEIAQVDVFNTIGQNVTSHRNLQNNKEVLLNSPSFASKQIFVVIVTDKSGHKKSLKVMNFLN; the protein is encoded by the coding sequence ATGAAACATTATTACAGATTGCTCTTTTTGTTACTGTTTCCCTTACTTGCGTTGGCACAACCAGCCCACGGAAAAAAAGTAGTAGGGTATTATGCTCAATGGTCTATCTATGCCCGGGATTTTAATGTTCCGAAAATCGATGGAAGTAAATTGACGCATTTAAATTATTCTTTTTATGGGACCACTTATGATCCTGCCCATCCTGAGAATACAAAATTAAAATGTTTAGACACTTATGCTGATTTTGAGCATATGGAAGGCGGAATTCCTTGGGATGCGCCAGTAAAAGGGAACTTTTATGATTTAATGAAATTGAAAGAAAAGTATCCTCATTTAAAAGTTTTAATCTCTGTAGGTGGCTGGACAAAAGGTCAAGATCTTTCTCCAATTGCTGCAAGTCCTGTAGCAAGAGCGGCTTTAGCAGCAGATATGGCAAACTTCATTACTACATATCCATTTATTGATGGTTTCGATATCGATTGGGAATATCCTCTTTCGGGCGGAACTGACGGTACAGAAATAGTAAATGGTTCGCCTGTTCCTCCACAAAAATATAGTCCTGATGACAATAAAAATTTAGTGCTTTTATTGAAAGCAATGCGTCAGGCAATGCCAAATAAACTAATTACGATTGCTGCTGGAAACAATGTTAGAAATGTTTCTAAACAGTATTTAGGGCCAAACAATAGATCGCAATACGGAATGACAGAAGACATTTCTACTTATTGTGATTATATCACCTATTTTGGATACGATTTTGGCGGTAACTGGTATGATAAAACCTGTTATAATGCGCCTTTATATGCAAGTGGAAACCCAAATGATCCTTTATATGGTGCAACACAATCAGAATCATTAGATGAATTAACGAATCAATATTTAAATGTAATTGGTTTTCCTGCTAATAAATTAATCATGGGATTGCCTTTCTACGGAAAAAAATTCGATAACGTTGCTACAAATTCAACAAACGGATTGTTTGTTTCAGCACCAAGATACGTAGTTCCTGGATGTACAAATCCGCAAAATCCAACAGGAACATGGGATGGTTCAGGAGCTTGTGAAAAATCTGGAAGTATCGAAATCTGCGATTTAGTTGGAAATCCAGTTACCAATTCGCATGCTTATTTAGATCCAAATACTATGCAGGTTACTGCAAGTGCAGCTTCTGCAGGATGGGTTCGTTATTTTGATAATACTACTAAAGTTCCTTATTTATATAATGCTACTTCAAAAGAATTTATTTCTTATGAAGATAAACAGTCAATGGACTTAAAAGTGCAGTATATAAAATCAAAAAACTTAGCTGGAGGTATGATTTGGGAATTATCTCAAGATACAAGAGGTTCAATTCCAAACGCATTATTAAACCAAGTTGATACTTCTTTTGGAAGTGTAGTTCCGGGAACAGTAAGTATTTCGGGTTCTGTAAAAAACGGATCGGCTTTGGTTACCAATGTTACAGTAGAATTGCGAAATTCAACCAATGCAGTTATTCAGACAGTAGTTTCTGCGACAGGGAATTTCACATTCAACAATTTAACTTCAGGGCAAAACTATTCGTTAACAGCTGCAAAAGCTAGTTATACTTTTGTTCCTGTAAGTTTAACAAATGTTACAGTTAATCAAACAGGCGTTACAATCAACGGATCTCAGCCAACTTATACTGTAAGCGGAACAGTTCTAGACGGAACAATAGGAGTTTCTGGTGTTACAGTTTCAGCAGTTTCTGGAACGACAACATTAACAGGAGTTTCAAATGCAAGCGGAGCTTACAGCGTAGCAGGATTAACAGCAGGTTTAAACTTTACCGTTACCGCTACAAAATCTGGCTTCTCTTATACACCAGCTTCAACAGTTTATAATGCAATTGATGCTAACAAAACGCTTAATTTCACTCAAGGCGCAGCAGTGGTTACTTATACCGTAAGCGGAACAGTTCTTAACGGAACAACTCCAGTTTCTGGCGTAACCATTACAGCAGCTTCTACAGCAGGAAATGTTACTGCAACAAGTAATTCTAGCGGAGCGTATTTATTGACTTTAGCTTCTGGTGGAAATTATACGGTAACAGCAGCTTTGACTGGGCAAACTTTTACACCAGCATCTACAGTTTATTCTAATTTGAATGCGAATAAAACGTTGAATTTTACTCAAGATGTTGCAACAACTACAAGTAAAATTAGCGGAACAGTTAAAAACGGAACAATTCCTGTTGCGGGTGCAAAAGTAGAAATCGTTTTGCCATGGACAGATAATGCACATCCGTGGAAAAGTGTTTTGGCAACAACAGATGCACAAGGAAAATACAGTTTTGATAATGCTGTTACAGACGGTTATACAACTATTACAAGTTTAAAATTAAATACTTGGTCAAATGGAGAAGTAAATTATTACCCAAATAATTTGGCAAATTTTCCTGTTCCATCAACTCCAACAGTTTACAACTTTAATACAAGTTCAACAGCAAAAGCAGCATTGGCAGCAGCGACAAACTTAATCAGCGGAACTGTGAAAAATGGTTCTACGCCTGTTGCGAATGCAAAAGTGGAAATCGTTTTGCCTTGGACAGATAATACGCACAACTGGAAAAGCGTTCTGGCAACAACAGATGCATCAGGAAATTATGCTTTCGATAATTCAGTTGTAGCAGGATATACACAAATTTTAAGCTTGAAATTAAATTCATGGCAAAATGGAGAAGTGGCTTATTATCCAAATAATTTAGCAAATTTTGCCGTTCCTACAACGCCAACAGTTTATAATTTTAATACACAAACAACGGTTGTGACTAAGCCGGTCGTTGCGATTACAGCACCAACAGCTTCTACGATTGCTATAAACTTAGGATCATCAATTAATTTTGTTGCAACTGTTGGATTAAGTGCCACAGATGCGACTACAATCTCATCTGTTGTATTTAATTTAGACGGACAAACTATAAGTGCTACCAATTCATCAGGAACTTATACATCGGTTTGGACACCGGTTGCTAATCAGTTTGGAGTTTCTCATACGTTAACCGTTACTGCTACAGCATCAAACGGACAAACAGATTCAAAAACTTATAGTTTTACATTAACTTGTTCAGGTGCAAATTGTCCAAATACATTGCCTGTAATCACTTGGAATTCGCCATCAAATACTACGGTATACCAAAGTTCTTTCCAAGCGGTGCCAATTTCAGTTACAGCTGTTGATAGCGATGGAACAGTTTCAGGTGTTACTATTACCATAAACGGAGGAACATTTAACATGACAGCAGGTACAAATAATACTTATACGTACAATTTTACGCCAACTGCTTATCAGGATTATCCAATTGTAATCAAAGCAACAGATAATAAAGCTGCGGTAACAACATTAAATAATACTATTAAAATTGCTACAATAAGTGGTAATAGATTTATTCCGCTTCCATCTAAAATTATTTTAGGGTATGCGCATTCTTGGGAAAATACTTCAGCTCCATTCTTATATTTTTCTCAGATTAAGGGAAGTAAGTTTAATGTAGTAGATTATGCTTTCGTAGAAACCGTTAATCGTGATGGTTATACGCCAATACTTACTACTAATGATGCTAGATATTTGACCAATGGCGTTTTCGATAAGCAATTATTGAAAAATGACATCAAAACTTTAAGAGATAGTGGCGTTCCTGTTATTGTTTCTATTGGAGGTCAAAATGGTCATGTTGTTCTGGAAAATGTAACTCAGAAGAATATTTTCGTTAATGGTTTAAAAGCAATTATCGACGAATATCAATTTGATGGAGTTGATATTGATTTTGAAGGCGGATCTATGAATTTTAGCGCAGGTGGTTTAAGAGATATTTCGTATGCGGGTATTTCTGCTTATCCAAGATTGAAAAACGTAGTAGATGCTTTCAAAGAATTAAAAGCGTACTATGGTCCTGGATTCTTATTGACTGCAGCTCCAGAAACACAATACGTACAAGGAGGATATACGACTTATACGGATACTTTCGGTTCGTTCTTGCCTATTATTCAAAACTTGCGTAGCGAATTGGATTTGTTAGCGGTACAATTGTATAATACAGGAGGAGAAAACGGATTAGACGGCCAGTATTATGGTACGGCTAAGAAAGCAAACATGGTTACAGCCTTGACTGATATGATCATAAAAGGATATAACATTGCTTCAACAGGAATGCATTTTGACGGCTTGCCAGCTTCAAAAGTTCTTATTGCATTGCCAGCTTGTCCGAGTGCAGCAGGTAGCGGTTATCTGACTCCAACCGAAGGAATTAATGCTATGGATTATTTAAGAAACGGAACCAATTTCACGGGAAGAACATATACTATGCAGTCAGGCGGGCCATATCCTTCTTTAAGAGGGTTAATGACTTGGTCTGTAAACTGGGATGCATCTTCTTGTGGTAATTCATCTGAATTGTCTAAAGCGTATGCGGCTTATTTTGCATCGCAAGGCACAGCAAAAACATTGGCTGTAGGAGATATAACGGCTGAAAGCAATACGACTGTGGCTTACTTTAGAAATAATACACTATCCGTATCTAATGAAACAGAAGAAATTGCTCAAGTTGATGTATTCAATACGATAGGGCAGAATGTTACAAGCCATAGAAATCTCCAAAACAATAAAGAAGTATTGCTTAATAGCCCAAGTTTTGCTAGTAAACAGATTTTTGTTGTGATAGTAACAGATAAATCAGGTCATAAAAAGTCATTGAAAGTAATGAACTTTTTAAACTAA